One Danio aesculapii chromosome 22, fDanAes4.1, whole genome shotgun sequence genomic window carries:
- the LOC130216393 gene encoding gastrula zinc finger protein XlCGF26.1-like: protein MSDSGACTIKQEDTEEQIDLLNENRKIEDLIKRGEKHHIKTEEIPKDNPCFTCLQCTKTFSCEESLNLHMKIHKEVKPHTSDQFDEIFTVEVTDNMKVQTEETVYNCDQCDRTFTDKRNLAAHMKFHSGEKPFMCDLCGRSFLYANTLKKHRKLHSAVKNHVCSKCGKSFFTYSQLKIHHTAHATEKPFKCSECGKGFKSLQCQRIHELIHSGEKPHKCDQCGKTFRQRKSLNIHMRIHTGEKPYTCDHCGRSFSRKETLNSHLQTHFGNMLYTHPQCAEGFNNIGDFTAHMPTHFGENPFSCDQCGKGFNNKTALKKHQNIHKGVKDHVCSTCGKSFLINAYLKIHERVHSTERPHKCSHCDKAFKLPQTLKRHEKTHTGEKPYSCDPCGKRQKTDLDVHVEKHTKEKPHKCDQCGAGFATKWSLTYHMKIHTGEKPFTCDQCGIGFVTKLNLANHLKIHTGEKPFTCDHCEARFARRDSLANHIKLHTGENLHKCDQCGKSFRRYDVFKGHLLSHSRERIYKCNQCDKSFFKPSMLRDHRKVHTDERPYVCYLCGRSYRYKTALKIHQKKHSGVKDHACSECGKTFYTDSGLKDHQSVHTTETPYECSYCDKRFKRLQYLKIHAKIHKVSE, encoded by the exons ATGAGTGATTCAGGAGCCTGCACAATAAAACAGGAAGATACTGAAGAACAAATAG acTTGTTAAATGAGAACAGGAAGATTGAAGATCTGATTAAAAGGGGAGAGAAACATCACATCAAAACTGAAGAAATCCCAAAAGACAATCCATGTTTCACATGCCTACAGTGCACAAAGACTTTCTCGTGTGAGGAAAGTCTTAATCTTCACATGAAGATTCATAAAGAAGTGAAGCCACACACATCTGATCAATTTGATGAGATTTTCACTGTAGAAGTAACAGATAACATGAAAGTCCAGACAGAGGAAACGGTGTACAATTGTGATCAGTGTGACAGGACGTTCACAGATAAGAGAAATTTAGCCGCACACATGAAATTTCACAGCGGAGAGAAGCCCTTCATGTGTGATCTGTGTGGGAGGAGTTTTCTTTATGCAAATACGTTAAAAAAACACCGGAAATTACACAGCGCTGTGAAGAATCACGTCTGCTCCAAGTGTGGCAAGAGCTTCTTCACATATAGTCAATTAAAAATCCACCACACAGCTCACGCTACAGAAAAACCTTTCAAATGTTCTGAATGTGGCAAGGGGTTCAAATCATTACAGTGTCAACGAATACATGAGTTGATCCACAGTGGAGAAAAGCCACACAAGTGTGATCAGTGCGGGAAGACTTTCAGACAGAGAAAAAGTTTAAACAtccacatgagaatccacactggagagaagccgtacaCGTGTGATCATTGTGGGAGGAGCTTCAGCAGAAAGGAAACCCTTAACAGTCACTTGCAAACCCACTTCGGGAATATGCTGTACACTCATCCTCAGTGTGCGGAAGGTTTCAACAATATAGGAGATTTTACAGCACACATGCCAACTCACTTCGGAGAGAACCCTTTCTCATGTGATCAATGTGGGAAgggttttaataataaaactgcattgaaaaaaCATCAGAATATACACAAAGGTGTGAAGGATCATGTTTGCTCCACATGTGGCAAGAGTTTTTTGATAAAtgcttatttaaaaatacacGAAAGAGTTCACTCTACAGAAAGACCTCATAaatgttcacactgtgacaaggcATTTAAGTTACCGCAGACTCTGAAAAGACATGagaagacccacactggagaaaagccgtaCTCCTGTGATCCGTGTGGGAAGAGACAAAAAACAGATCTAGATGTACACGTTGAAAAACACACTAAAGAGAAGCcacacaaatgtgatcagtgCGGGGCGGGTTTTGCCACAAAATGGAGTCTTACTtatcacatgaagatccacaccggagagaagccgttcacatgtgatcagtgtgggaTCGGTTTTGTCACAAAATTAAATCTTGCTAATCACCTCaaaatccacaccggagagaagccgttcACATGTGATCATTGCGAGGCGCGTTTTGCCAGAAGGGACAGCCTTGCTAATCACATAAAACTCCACACCGGAGAGAATCTGCACAAATGTgatcagtgtgggaaaagtttcagaAGATACGATGTTTTTAAAGGTCATCTGCTGAGTCATTCAAGAGAGAGAATCTATAAATGTAACCAGTGCGATAAAAGCTTTTTTAAGCCAAGTATGCTGAGGGACCACCGAAAAGTTCATACAGATGAGAGGCCATACGTGTGTTATTTGTGTGGGAGGAGTTATCGGTataaaactgcattaaaaatacaCCAGAAGAAGCACAGCGGTGTGAAGGATCATGCTTGCTCTGAGTGTGGCAAGACTTTCTATACAGATAGTGGCCTTAAAGATCACCAGTCAGTTCACACTACAGAAACGCCTTATGAATGTTCatactgcgacaagagattcaaaCGGTTACAATATCTGAAAATACATGCAAAGATCCACAAGGTCAGTGAGTGA
- the si:dkey-253d23.8 gene encoding gastrula zinc finger protein XlCGF26.1 gives MSDSGACTIKQEDTEEQIDLLKEKNEIEDLIKRGEKHHIKTEENPKDNPCFTCLQCTKTFSCEESLNLHMKIHKEVKPHTSDQHEKIYKGEVTDNMKVHSEETVYNCDQCDRTFTDKRNLAAHVKFHSGEKPFMCDLCGRSFLYTRTLKKHQKLHSAVKNHVCSKCGKSFFTYSQLKIHHTAHATEKPFKCSECGKGFKSLQCQQIHELIHSGEKPHKCDQCGKTFRLKNNFDLHIRIHTGEKPYTCDLCQRSFSRKDCLKIHMKIHTGDRPYTCVPCDRTFTNFGCYSAHMKTHSGDQAYTCDQCGKSFRDASAFKRHQKRHSGLKDHVCTKCGRGFFTKNALKVHQTIHTSETPYKCSHCDKSFKRQEYVKLHEKIHSGEKPHTCDHCGKSFNKMATLNMHKKIHRGLRDRVCSKCGRAFFTNNALKVHQSVHTTETPYKCSYCDKTFKRLKYLKTHEKIHSGIQPYTCDQCGKSFRNKEGLDTHSAIHTGEKPFTCDHCEASFARKVNLANHMKIHTGENLHKCDQCGKSFRRLSVLKDHLLTHTRERIYKCNQCDKSFFRPSFLREHLKVHTDERPYVCYLCGKSFRYTSGLKSHQKKHSGVKDHACSECGKTFYSVSALKGHQSVHTTETPYKCSYCDKRFKLLKYLKIHAKIHKVSE, from the exons ATGAGTGATTCAGGAGCCTGCACAATAAAACAGGAAGATACTGAAGAACAAATAG acTTGTTAAAAGAGAAAAACGAGATAGAAGATCTGATTAAAAGGGGAGAGAAACATCACATCAAAACAGAAGAAAACCCAAAAGACAATCCATGTTTCACATGCCTGCAGTGTACAAAGACTTTCTCATGTGAGGAAAGTCTTAATCTTCACATGAAGATTCATAAAGAAGTGAAGCCACACACATCTGATCAACATGAGAAGATTTACAAAGGAGAAGTAACAGATAACATGAAAGTCCATTCTGAGGAAACGGTGTACAATTGTGATCAGTGTGACAGGACGTTCACAGATAAGAGAAATTTAGCTGCACACGTGAAATTTCACAGCGGAGAGAAGCCCTTCATGTGTGATCTGTGTGGGAGGAGTTTTCTGTATACACgtacattaaaaaaacaccagAAATTACACAGCGCTGTGAAGAATCACGTCTGCTCCAAGTGTGGCAAGAGCTTCTTCACATATAGTCAATTAAAAATCCACCACACAGCTCACGCTACAGAAAAACCTTTCAAATGTTCTGAATGTGGAAAGGGGTTCAAATCATTACAGTGTCAACAAATACATGAGTTGATCCACAGTGGAGAAAAGCCCCACAAGTGTGATCAGTGCGGGAAGACTTTCAGACTGAAAAACAATTTTGATTTACACATcagaatccacactggagagaagccgtacaCGTGTGATCTTTGTCAAAGGAGTTTTTCTAGAAAGGATTGTCTTAAAATtcacatgaaaatccacactggGGATAGGCCGTACACCTGTGTTCCGTGTGACAGGACCTTCACAAATTTTGGATGTTATAGCGCACACATGAAAACTCACAGTGGAGACCAGGCGTACACATGTGAtcaatgtggaaagagttttcGCGATGCAAGTGCATTTAAAAGACATCAGAAAAGACACAGCGGTTTGAAGGATCACGTCTGCACTAAATGTGGCAGGGGTTTTTTCACAAAAAATGCACTAAAGGTGCACCAGACTATTCACACTTCTGAAACTCCTTATAaatgttcacactgtgacaaaaGTTTCAAACGGCAAGAATATGTGAAACTGCATGAGAAGATCCACAGTGGAGAAAAGCCGCACACGTGTGATCATTGCGGGAAGAGTTTTAATAAAATGGCTACCTTAAATATGCATAAGAAGATACACCGAGGTTTGAGGGATCGGGTTTGCTCCAAGTGTGGCAGGGCATTTTTtacaaataatgctttaaaagTGCACCAGTCAGTTCACACTACAGAAACGCCTTATAAGTGTTCATACTGTGACAAAACATTCAAACGGTTGAAAtatctgaaaacacatgagaagATTCACTCTGGAATACAGCCGTACACGTGTGAtcagtgcgggaagagtttcagaaATAAAGAAGGTCTAGACACACACAGCgcaatccacaccggagagaagccgttcACATGTGATCATTGTGAGGCGAGTTTTGCCAGAAAGGTAAACCTTGCTaatcacatgaagatccacactggagagaatctgcacaaatgtgatcagtgtgggaaaagtttcagaAGATTGAGTGTTTTAAAGGATCATCTGCTGACTCATACTAGAGAGAGAATCTATAAATGTAACCAGTGCGATAAAAGCTTTTTTAGGCCAAGTTTTCTGAGGGAACACCTAAAAGTTCATACAGATGAGAGGCCATACGTGTGTTAtttgtgtgggaagagttttcgTTATACGAGTGGATTAAAATCACACCAGAAAAAGCACAGCGGTGTGAAGGATCATGCTTGCTCTGAGTGTGGCAAGACTTTCTATTCTGTTAGTGCACTAAAAGGTCACCAGTCAGTTCACACTACAGAAACACCTTATAAATGTTCATACTGCGACAAGagatttaaactgttaaaatatctgaaaatacATGCAAAGATCCACAAGGTCAGTGAGTGA
- the LOC130216392 gene encoding gastrula zinc finger protein XlCGF57.1-like has protein sequence MSDSGACTIKQEDTEDQIDLLNEKKEIEDLIKRGEKHHIKTEENLHSISTIRKDNPCFTCLQCTKTFSCEESLNLHMKIHKEVKPHTSDQCDEIFTVEVTDNMKVQTEETVYNCDQCDRTFTDKRNLAAHMKFHSGEKPFMCDLCGRSFLYANTLKKHRKLHSAVKNHVCSKCGKSFFTYSQLKIHHTAHATEKPFKCSECGKGFKSLQCQRIHELIHSGEKPHKCDQCEKTFRQKKSLNIHMRIHTGEKPYTCDHCGRSFSRKETLNSHLKTHSGNMLYTCAECAEGFTNIGDFTAHMKTHFGENPFLCDQCGKGFPNRTALKKHQNIHKGLKDHVCSKCGKSFLTNAILKAHERLHTTERPHKCSHCDKAFKLPQHLKIHEKIHTGEKPYSCDPCGKSFRQKRDLDVHIEKHTEEKPHKCDQCGAGFARKLSLANHKKIHTGENTCDQCGMSFATKSSLDNHMKIHTGEKPFTCDHCEASFARKDSLANHVKLHTGENLHKCDQCGKSFRRYDVFKGHLLSHSRERIYKCNQCDKSFFKPSMLRDHRKVHTDERPYVCYLCGRSFRYKTALKIHQKRHSGVKDHACSECGKTFYTDSALKDHQSVHTTETPYKCSYCDKRFKRLQYLKIHAKIHTGEKLYQCDL, from the exons ATGAGTGATTCAGGAGCCTGCACAATAAAACAGGAAGATACTGAAGACCAAATAG acTTGTTAAATGAGAAGAAGGAGATTGAAGATCTGATTAAAAGGGGAGAGAAACATCACATCAAAACAGAAGAAAACCTTCACAGTATTTCAACAATAAGAAAAGACAATCCATGTTTCACATGTCTTCAGTGTACAAAGACATTCTCATGTGAGGAAAGTCTTAATCTTCACATGAAGATTCATAAAGAAGTGAAGCCACACACATCTGATCAATGTGATGAGATTTTCACTGTAGAAGTAACAGACAACATGAAAGTCCAGACTGAGGAAACGGTGTACAATTGTGATCAGTGTGACAGGACGTTCACTGATAAGAGAAATTTAGCCGCACACATGAAATTTCACAGCGGAGAGAAGCCCTTCATGTGTGATCTGTGTGGGAGGAGTTTTCTTTATGCAAATACGTTAAAAAAACACCGGAAGTTACACAGCGCTGTGAAGAATCACGTCTGCTCCAAGTGTGGCAAGAGCTTTTTCACATATAGTCAATTAAAAATCCACCACACAGCTCACGCTACAGAAAAACCTTTCAAATGTTCTGAATGTGGAAAGGGGTTCAAATCATTACAGTGTCAACGAATACATGAGTTGATCCACAGTGGAGAAAAGCCACACAAGTGTGATCAGTGCGAGAAGACTTTCAGacagaaaaaaagtttaaacatccacatgagaatccacactggagagaagccgtacaCGTGTGATCATTGTGGGAGGAGCTTCAGCAGAAAGGAAACCCTTAACAGTCACTTGAAAACCCACTCTGGGAATATGCTGTACACTTGTGCCGAGTGTGCGGAAGGTTTCACCAATATAGGAGATTTTACAGCACACATGAAAACTCACTTCGGAGAGAACCCTTTCTTATGTGATCAATGTGGGAAGGGTTTTCCTAATAGGACTGCGTTAAAAAAACATCAGAATATACACAAAGGTTTGAAGGATCATGTTTGCTCCAAGTGTGGCAAGAGTTTTTTGACAAACGCTATTTTAAAAGCGCATGAAAGACTTCACACTACAGAAAGACCTCATAaatgttcacactgtgacaaggcATTTAAATTACCGCAGCATCTGAAAATACatgagaagatccacactggagaaaagccgtaCTCCTGTGATccatgtgggaagagtttcaggcaAAAAAGAGATCTAGATGTACACATTGAAAAACACACTGAAGAGAAGCcacacaaatgtgatcagtgCGGGGCGGGTTTTGCCAGAAAATTGAGTCTTGCTAATCACAAaaagatccacaccggagagaacacatgtgatcagtgtgggatgagtttcGCCACAAAATCGAGTCTTGATAatcacatgaaaatccacaccggagagaagccgttcACATGTGATCATTGCGAGGCGAGTTTTGCCAGAAAGGACAGCCTTGCTAATCACGTAAAACTCCACACCGGAGAGAATCTGCACAAATGTgatcagtgtgggaaaagtttcagaAGATACGATGTTTTTAAAGGTCATCTGCTGAGTCATTCAAGAGAGAGAATCTATAAATGTAACCAGTGCGATAAAAGCTTTTTTAAGCCAAGTATGCTGAGGGACCACCGAAAAGTTCATACAGATGAGAGGCCATACGTGTGTTATTTGTGTGGGAGGAGTTTTCGTTataaaactgcattaaaaatacaCCAGAAAAGGCACAGCGGTGTGAAGGATCATGCTTGCTCTGAGTGTGGCAAGACTTTCTATACTGATAGTGCTCTTAAAGATCACCAGTCAGTTCACACTACAGAAACGCCTTATAAATGTTCATACTGCGACAAAAGATTCAAACGGTTACAATATCTGAAAATACATGcaaagatccacactggagaaaagctcTATCAATGTGATTTATGA